One genomic region from Chthoniobacterales bacterium encodes:
- a CDS encoding response regulator has translation MNETTPTHSSTAAEHGGRILILEPDLELAEKIRAALQEAAPSAQADFEATLEQAQDLILRAKPDLFVLDADAVPDVGQEFLYDLRTSHPNARAIVLTGTHFATHREQAAGLGAIHFLEKPFPHGDFVDLVQALLSPASTPESEKFQGTLSDLHLADIIQLKCMSGSSAALQFTGPQGEKARVYFESGQVRHATAPGKEGIAAFNEIVNWKGGQISEVSGAGTSPRTIDLDWQILLMEAVRKMDETRGTETAATSASASGGRKVLVIDDSLMLLSFVKEILAEANYQVTTAATAQEGLSSAASDAPDLILLDYILPDMKGDEVCERLGQDPVTAKVPIVYMSGFGTDLQPEQIKSASVIGSLNKPFTSDLLIKTVENYMPKQTSEPAEPEIKPAAEEQFPAAAEPAPIWDQPTPLANEAPAWTEPVWSQPAPEPVAANEPAWPEPTENISTPSEAVPPATETILPASEAVSPAPTEAAETAGIASAAGATSDAWWSAPVSSSSTFPAAQPAAALGGFEAPVAQPVTAAETEEPLPVNGAFFSGDTSFFSLNGALHTIGKEKLTGTLRSFWNKATVDLLAKEGEIILVTTRDPALYCPEAPITLVNVDAEQTEQGRAEQRESGCPLFLTLASQGQILREPAVQLVQHYGQKLFAQLWTAKRVRFVFEQSETLPDYCNDVPGEPDIDHWMLTTLRCIQFQELGSTKEIESGSIPAYTRDGYDRVQKLRLTVAEAQFASQFNGVRSVAQIAKNLRLDFKFARLTLFRFLALEIVECWPPAVADGKQEKRGFFQKLGFGE, from the coding sequence GTGAACGAAACGACGCCGACCCATTCCTCGACTGCCGCTGAACACGGCGGACGCATTCTTATCCTCGAACCCGACCTCGAGCTCGCGGAGAAAATCCGCGCGGCGCTCCAGGAAGCCGCGCCTTCCGCCCAGGCCGATTTCGAGGCGACTTTGGAACAGGCCCAGGACCTGATCCTGCGGGCCAAGCCGGACCTCTTTGTGCTCGACGCCGACGCCGTTCCCGATGTCGGCCAGGAATTCCTTTACGACCTGCGAACGAGCCATCCGAACGCTCGCGCTATCGTTCTCACCGGGACCCATTTCGCCACCCATCGCGAACAAGCGGCTGGGCTCGGCGCCATCCACTTTCTGGAAAAGCCGTTCCCACACGGCGATTTCGTCGATCTGGTCCAGGCGCTCCTTTCGCCTGCGAGCACACCGGAGAGCGAAAAATTTCAAGGGACGCTAAGCGATCTCCACCTCGCCGACATCATTCAGCTCAAATGCATGAGCGGTTCCTCGGCGGCCCTGCAATTCACCGGACCTCAGGGTGAAAAAGCGCGAGTTTATTTCGAAAGCGGCCAGGTGCGTCACGCCACCGCTCCCGGCAAGGAGGGAATCGCCGCCTTTAATGAAATTGTGAACTGGAAGGGCGGCCAGATTTCCGAAGTCTCCGGCGCTGGCACAAGCCCGCGCACGATTGATCTCGACTGGCAAATTCTCCTGATGGAGGCCGTACGGAAAATGGACGAAACGCGCGGAACTGAAACTGCGGCGACTTCCGCGTCCGCCTCGGGCGGTCGGAAAGTGCTCGTTATCGACGACAGCCTGATGCTCCTCAGTTTCGTGAAAGAGATATTGGCGGAAGCAAATTATCAGGTCACGACCGCGGCCACGGCGCAAGAAGGGCTCTCCTCCGCCGCGAGCGATGCGCCCGATTTGATCCTGCTCGACTACATTTTGCCCGACATGAAAGGTGACGAAGTCTGCGAGCGGCTCGGGCAGGATCCGGTGACCGCAAAAGTGCCGATCGTTTACATGTCGGGTTTCGGAACAGACCTTCAACCGGAGCAAATTAAGAGCGCCAGTGTGATCGGATCGTTGAACAAACCGTTCACATCTGATCTGTTAATAAAAACGGTGGAAAATTACATGCCCAAGCAGACGAGCGAGCCAGCAGAGCCGGAGATCAAGCCGGCCGCCGAAGAACAGTTTCCCGCCGCGGCGGAACCAGCCCCGATCTGGGACCAACCGACGCCACTGGCAAACGAAGCGCCAGCCTGGACGGAGCCCGTCTGGTCACAACCGGCGCCGGAGCCCGTCGCCGCAAACGAGCCGGCCTGGCCCGAACCCACCGAAAACATTTCAACCCCAAGCGAAGCCGTTCCACCGGCAACCGAAACCATTTTGCCCGCCAGCGAAGCCGTTTCTCCCGCGCCAACTGAAGCTGCCGAGACGGCCGGAATCGCCTCGGCTGCGGGAGCAACCAGCGACGCCTGGTGGAGCGCACCAGTCTCCTCCTCATCCACCTTTCCGGCCGCCCAGCCTGCCGCCGCCCTCGGGGGGTTTGAAGCGCCGGTCGCGCAGCCCGTAACGGCGGCCGAGACCGAAGAACCACTGCCGGTCAACGGCGCCTTCTTTTCCGGCGACACCAGCTTTTTTTCGCTAAACGGCGCGCTCCACACAATCGGGAAGGAAAAGCTTACCGGAACGCTTCGTTCCTTCTGGAACAAAGCGACCGTCGATCTGCTCGCCAAAGAGGGCGAGATCATTCTCGTTACCACCCGCGATCCGGCCCTCTATTGCCCGGAAGCGCCGATCACGCTCGTCAATGTGGACGCAGAACAAACCGAACAAGGCCGCGCGGAACAAAGGGAATCGGGTTGCCCACTCTTTCTGACTCTGGCCAGCCAGGGACAGATCCTGCGCGAGCCGGCGGTGCAATTGGTCCAGCATTACGGCCAGAAACTTTTCGCGCAGCTTTGGACGGCGAAAAGAGTCCGCTTCGTCTTCGAACAAAGCGAAACGCTGCCGGATTATTGCAACGACGTGCCGGGCGAACCCGATATTGACCACTGGATGCTGACGACCTTGCGTTGCATCCAATTTCAAGAGCTTGGATCCACCAAGGAGATCGAGTCGGGCTCCATCCCGGCTTACACCCGGGACGGGTACGATCGGGTCCAAAAGCTCCGTCTCACGGTCGCCGAAGCGCAGTTCGCCTCGCAATTCAACGGCGTTCGTTCTGTTGCCCAGATCGCGAAAAATCTTCGGCTGGATTTCAAATTTGCGCGGCTCACCCTGTTTCGCTTCCTCGCCCTCGAGATCGTGGAATGCTGGCCCCCGGCGGTCGCGGACGGGAAACAAGAAAAACGCGGCTTCTTCCAAAAGCTCGGCTTTGGCGAATAG